GGTCGTCGCCGCCGTTGTCGGCGGCACCGACGTGCAGCACGCCATCGTCGCCGGAGCGGGAGCCCGCCCGGTCGACAGCAACGGCAACCCGTGGCAGGGGAGCTACATCACCTCCAGCGGCAACCTGCTCGCCGACTTCACCGCCAACGCGAACGCCGAGATGCAGGGCCGGCTGCAGGTTGCCCGGCTGTACCATATGACCGACGACGCGGGAGTGCGGGACCTGCTCTCGTTCCTGCTCGCACGCGACACCATGCATCAGAACCAGTGGATCGCCGCTGCCGCCGAACTGCGCGCGGAGGGCGCGGAGGACCTCCCCGTCCCGAGCAACTTCCCGCTCGGCAAGGAGGACCGCGACGTCTCGTACCAGTACATCAACTTCTCCGACGGCCCCGCCGCGGCGGAGGGGAGCTGGGCGAGCGGTCCGACGCCCGACGGCAAGGGCGAGTTCACCTACCTCGACGGCCCGCAGGCGACGGTCCCCATGCCGCCGCCCACGCACCCCGACTCGCGGTTCTACGGCACCACCGAGTTGCCGAACACCGTCGAGAAGGTCGCCGGCGCGGTGCAGGACAAGCTCCACAAGGAGTGACGCTCATCCCCGGTGCGGGGGTTCCGGCCCACTCGAAACTCCTCGAGCGCCAGAGCCGCCGCATCGGGGGTCACCATACTGCTCGGCTCGCGCGTCGAGCTGCCCTGTCGATCACTCGGGATGCGGCACGGCCGCCGCTTTTCAGGGGGCGTCGGCCGGCTGGACCGACTGGGTGCGGCGGCGGAAGGCGGGCAGCACGAAGGAGAGCGCGGCCAGCACAGCGAAGGCGGCGGCGCAGGCGATGATTCCGCCGACCGATCCCGACCGGTCGAGCACCAGCCCTGCGAGCACAGGCGTG
This region of Leifsonia sp. fls2-241-R2A-40a genomic DNA includes:
- a CDS encoding manganese catalase family protein, with amino-acid sequence MFFHRQEMQHTAKPDRPDAVYARKLQEVLGGQYGEITVAMQYGFQAWNVHIPGKYRDLLFGIGAEEFGHVEMLAVMIAQLLEKSPLGITEDAVQDDPVVAAVVGGTDVQHAIVAGAGARPVDSNGNPWQGSYITSSGNLLADFTANANAEMQGRLQVARLYHMTDDAGVRDLLSFLLARDTMHQNQWIAAAAELRAEGAEDLPVPSNFPLGKEDRDVSYQYINFSDGPAAAEGSWASGPTPDGKGEFTYLDGPQATVPMPPPTHPDSRFYGTTELPNTVEKVAGAVQDKLHKE